In Sciurus carolinensis chromosome 17, mSciCar1.2, whole genome shotgun sequence, one genomic interval encodes:
- the LOC124967919 gene encoding putative gustatory receptor clone PTE03: MYFFLCTLSFTDISCFSTTVPKMLVNIQRQSKTISYSGCLTQVCFILCFAGIENFLLAAMAYDRYVAICHWHRYSIIMNLHLCVLLILLSLSIHIVDALLHSLMVLRLSFCTDLEIPHFFCELDQVIKLSCSATLINNILFYLVSGILSGVPLLGIIYSYIKIVSSVLRMSSAGGRHKAYSTCVSHISVVSLFYGRVLVCILVLQLLTLPQILQQPQ; this comes from the coding sequence atgtacttcttcctctgcacTCTGTCCTTCACTGACATCAGTTGCTTTTCTACCACagtccccaagatgctggtgaacatccagagaCAGAGCAAGACCATCAGTTACTCAGGCTGCCTCACCCAGGTCTGCTTTATTCTGTGTTTTGCTGGAATAGAAAACTTTCTCCTTGCAGCAATGGCTTATGACCGTTATGTAGCCATCTGCCATTGGCACAGGTACTCAATCATTATGAACCTCCACTTGTGTGTCCTGCTCATCCTGTTGTCCTTGTCCATCCACATTGTAGATGCCCTGCTGCACAGTCTGATGGTACTgaggctgtccttctgcacagacctggagatcccccacttcttctgtgaacttgatcAGGTCATCAAGTTGTCCTGTTCTGCTACTCTCATCAATAACATCCTATTCTATTTAGTGTCTGGCATACTGAGTGGTGTTCCTCTTCTTGGGATTATTTACTCTTACATTAAAATTGTCTCTTCTGTTCTGAGAATGTCCTCAGCAGGAGGTAGGCATAAAGCCTATTCCACCTGTGTGTCTCACATCTCcgtggtctccttgttctatggacGGGTTTTGGTGTGTATATTAGTTCTGCAGTTACTGACTCTTCCACAAATTCTGCAGCAGCCTCAGTGA
- the LOC124968852 gene encoding LOW QUALITY PROTEIN: olfactory receptor 7G2-like (The sequence of the model RefSeq protein was modified relative to this genomic sequence to represent the inferred CDS: deleted 1 base in 1 codon) translates to MKARNQTAISEFLLLGLTEDPALQPLIFSLFLSMYLVTIMGNLLIILAISSDSHLHTPMYFFLCILSANDICLSTSTVPKMLVNILRQDQSITYTGCLCQVCFFIIFVGLENCLITVMSYDRYVAICHPLKYTVIMNPHLCVFFVLLSLVISIVHALLHTLMVLRLSFCTDLEIPHFFCELAQVLKLACSDTLINNLLVYLVAVLFAGVPLSGIIFSYVHIVYSVLRMPSSGGKHKAFSTCGSHLSVVSLFYGTGLGVYISSAVTDSSRKSAVASVMYSVVPQMLNPFIYSLRNRDMKVSVRMLMGRTPSVL, encoded by the exons ATGAAAGCTAGAAACCAAACAGCCATTTCagaattcctcctcctgggactgacagaggacccagcactgcagcccctcatcttcagcctcttcctgtccatgtacctggtcaccatcatggggaacctgctcatcatcctggccatcagctctgactcccacctccacacccccatgtacttcttcctatGCATCCTGTCTGCTAATGACATCTGCTTAAGCACAAGCACagtccccaagatgctggtgaaTATCCTAAGACAGGATCAGAGCATCACCTACACTGGATGCCTCTGCCAGGTctgt tttttcataatttttgttggATTGGAAAATTGTCTCATTACAGTGAtgtcctatgaccgctatgtggccatttgtcacccccttaaatacacagtcatcatgaacccTCATCTCTGTGTATTCTTTGTTCTACTCTCCCTGGTAATTAGTATTGTGCATGCCCTTCTCCACACTCTGAtggtgctgaggctgtccttctgcacagacctggagatcccccacttcttctgtgaacttgctcaggTCCTGAAGCTGGCCTGTTCTGATACCCTCATCAATAACCTGCTGGTGTATTTGGTGGCTGTTCTATTTGCTGGTGTCCCTCTCTCtggaatcattttctcttatgttCACATTGTTTActctgtcttgagaatgccctCATCAGGAGGAAAGCATaaagctttttccacctgtgggtctcacctgtctgtcgtttccttgttctatgggacagGTTTGGGGGTATACATTAGTTCTGCAGTGACTGACTCCTCCAGGAAGTCTgcagtggcctcagtgatgtatTCTGTGGTCCCTcagatgctgaacccctttatctacagcctgaggaacagggacatgaaggTCTCTGTAAGGATGCTCATGGGTAGGACACCTTCTGTTCTGTGA